In the genome of Hevea brasiliensis isolate MT/VB/25A 57/8 chromosome 14, ASM3005281v1, whole genome shotgun sequence, the window AAAATTTGAATAAAAACGAACCACTCTATTTCggttcgaaatttttataaaactgaaatttttataatataaaaccgaaccgaaccgattaaattttaaaaccgaaccaattAAACCAAATTGACTCAGTTCGGTTCCATTTTTTGGTTTGAACAGAAATCTACTCACTCCTAATGAGGAGAGACCCACCTAACTCGACAATTTATTCATCATTAACTATTAAAAAAAGATAAATGCTATAAATCAATAATATgtttaagtgttaaaagtgattgtTATTAGAAATGGTCACTAGCATCCTCATGGTTGATTGGCAGGTCCCTCCTAAATAGGTAGTCTTCATTGATTCAAAATATGTCTTTAAGTGAGAGAATTGATATGGTAAGAGATAAAGCAGATGACACCACATCCTCATTGATCTCTATCATGAAAAGTCACCTTATTATCTTACAATTATCACTATCAATTTAtaattatcatcatcatcattattattattttaataataattatcttCATCTATGTATAAAGCCCATAATAGAGTTGGCATGAGGGATTGATAGTATGTCATTTTAGTGACTGAAACACAAAAGTTGAGAGTTGATAGATTTAGGGTATCTTTGAGAGTGTTTCTAATAATtcctattatatatatttttcatcCTTAATCAATAAAGTGAGTTGTGGAGTAGTCTTACTTCTAAAGTTAAGCCTATAAAccaaatcacacacacacacacatatatatatatatatatatatattctcttttacttctatttttttaataattatgtaAACTTTTGATCTACCAACCATCCATTTTCGTATCAAATATCTCTGTCAAATTTGCACGGCTACCGTGCAGAATTAACAGTGGATCGGAGAAATTTTGATTTCTCTATCGACTATTTTATATATGCTGGTGATTTCCATTAAAAAGATTTGCTTTATATAGGCTTCATTTATAATACATCATTTGTAGGCTTCATTTATAATACATCATttgtaagaaaaaatttaattaaaatttcacataattatatttaatttttattttttaaaataattttttatttttaattataaaaaattaaattcttttattacAAATACGATAATTGAtaaaaaaagaaatcaattgaattaaattattataaaattttagtttttaaacAGGGAATAGGGATTGGAGTTTACAATCTTATGACTTTGATATAATGCTTCAATTCAATAACTTGGGCTCTGTTTgtctcataaaaaatattttttaaaaaaatatttttatattttcttatgttTGGAGTATTTAGAAAAATGagttaacaaaaaatatttttgcagtaaaaaggaaaaattaagtaaaattaagtcatttttttaaaaaatggctgtcttttttcaaaaaaaaaaaatattttttattttttaaattttgataatcttattaataAAAACACTTATACATACATTACATAAAAACATACTATTAGTTTAACATTGcgaccaaataaaaaaaaaataaagtcttgatattaaaaaaaaatcacaaaaacAAATGATATGGTAATAATTATGGCAATTCCGAAATTGAAGTATTTGGGGTTTGAATTCTCTACAAAGTCTATGTGCTTTTGAGTTTGAACTCATTAAagcaaaaaaaaatataatttattagttAAACTCattgaaggaaaaaaaattaagatatcaTTAATTAGTTAATAAATCTTATTAAGACTTAatctttcaaattaaattaattagttgatgGGTGGACTGATActcttatataaaaaaaattaattcttgGGGAGATTACTAACTTAATAATTTCGAGACCTTTCTTTTGTTTCATTCAGGTGATTATTCCATATTGGAGTGCTCAAATCTTGACCATCTCTCCTGGGATACAATTCCTATCCCTTGCGTACCTGATGAGTTGCTTTTAATTAGGAGGCTGAGGCTTTGGATGGTTGTGTTCACCCCCGTAGACAATTTCTGCAATATACCCATCCAATGATCTTACAACCTTCTTTGTCACTAAACAATTTGGATGTGTGCACCTGTAGTAGCTAAGCGGATACACACTTCCTTTTACTTGCTTTTGCCCATGTTTTCTCCAATTATAAAAAGCTCGGTCCCCATTAGAAGCAGCAGATAAGACTTTCAGATGCTCGAGTACTTGTCTACTTCAGTTCTCCATCTTGATTATTTGTGTCTCTCAACAATAATAACAGTGGAACATATGACGATGAACTGTTATTCTGCAGCAAAATAATATCACTATATAATTCAGTCCCGACTATttgataaatcaaataaaaataactCTTCACTGTAGCATTATTTGAAAGAATATATTTTATGGCGTACCTGCAAGAAGCTGATGATATTGGTAGTTCCAAATATTCCATTAACGACGGTGAATTTGTGTGAATCAGTGGGTGGTATGCAGGAAGCTACATAACACCTGTCAGTGCATATCTGACCATGGACTTTGCAGGCAGCGCATGGCCGAAGATTAGCAGCAGAAGGAtggaaagaaattgaagaagatTGGCCAGTATGTAGGGGAAGACTTGAGGAAGATTCAAAAGGTGAATCTGGACTTGGAGATAACGGAGGAGACGATGACAGTGAATAAGGAGGAGAGGACAATGGAAAATAAGGTGGAGAGGAAAATAAGAAAGGACTGCAGTCATGGTTGTTATTCCCCATTGAAGGGGAGAGAGATCATCTAATGAAAATTGATAAGGGAGAAGCAAAGTGAATAAAAAATTTACATGAAaagcatttaattaaatttttatataataaattaaatttttatataattatatttttattttaaatataaaaattaataaaaaaaattaattgaattaaacttTTGTGAAATTCTATATGGGGATTGTAGTCTGCAAATTTGACTTTCTATAAAAGATTCCATATCTGCTCACTAACTTCTAACTTGTCCTCCTTTTGTGATGAAGCTTCATGCTTGGCTTGCATGTGTTAACAGATTCTTCCGTAAGTGGCTTACTAGTGCTTCCTTTCTATTCCTTACAAGAATCACATTCCCAACAAATTACTAAAGAGTGGGAATCACATTCCTCTCTATCCTTTCTTTGTTTCTTGCTTTTAATGCAATATAttgctgttaaaaaaaaaaagaaaaaataaataaaagcatgAGAGTCATGAGAGAATTCAACTTTGGAATACCGATTTTTGAAAATCATAATTTCTAGCCTACTAAAACCCATTTCTAAGCATCTGGGTTTTAATGGGTCCTCTTTATTCTTTAATTTGAACAGTGTTGGCGCTTCAATGGGCCTAGAAAAAATTTATATTGGTGGACACTAAATGGGCAAAGGGCATAGGTATATAGCCCAATATTTGCTATTATATATGGTATTAATAATCGTTACTTTTCGGaacattttcttttctatttttctctctttttttttttcttttctcattggtcactaagtatttttaatggtagttattctttccctttcttttctactggtcttttttttaaataactttcCGATTTATGTCCATTTGAAACAAATTTTGGGCATATATCTCCCAATCTATTATCGTTGATAGATTTTAAGTGAATAAATCTTTATATCCATCCTTACTCATAGATATTGAATTTTTGTGGTGTTTTCTCTTCTTTAATAgagttattttatatttttattgtaagaTATTTTAGTTTATAAAGATGAGTATTGCACAAGATGCAAATCTTTCTTTTAATAGGATATTTAAGATATCTAAATTTAAAGGTTATCTAATGGGCTTTCTTTTCTATTGGTCTTTTTTTAAATAACTTTCTAATCTACgtccatttaaaataaattttgggcaTATCTCCTCTAATCTATTATTGTTGACAGATTTTGAGTAAATAAATCCTTATTCCATCTTTGCTGATAGATATTGAGTTTTTATGGTATTTTCTCTCATTTAATAgagttattttatatttttattgtcaCATATTTTAGTTTATAAAGATGAATATTGTACAAGATGCAAATCTTTCTTTTAATAGGATATCTAATATATCTAAATTTGAAAGTTATCTAATAGGCTTTCTTTTCTGTTGGTCTTTTTTTAAATAACTTTCCAATCTATgtccatttaaaataaattttgggcaTATGTCCTCTAatctattattgttaatagatttTGAGTAAATAAATCCTTATATCTATCCTTGCTGATAGATATTGAGTTTTTGTAGTGTTTTCTCTCTTTTAATAAAGTTATTTTATATTCTTATTGTAAGATATTTTAGTTTATAAAGATGAGTATTGTCCATGATGCAAATCTTTCTTTTAATAGGATATCTAAGATATCTAAATTTGAAGGTTATCTAATGGGCTTTCTTTTCTGTTGGTCTTTTTTTAAATAACTTTTCGATCTACgtccatttaaaataaattttggcaTATCTCCTCTAATCTATTGTTGTTGATAGATTTTGAGTAAATAAATACTTATATCCATCCTTGCTGATAGATATTGAGTTTTTGTGGTGTTTTCTCTCCTTTAACagagttattttatttttttattataagatATTTTGGTTTATAAAGATGAATATTGTACAAGATGCAGATCTTTCATTTAATGGGATATCTAAGATATCTAAATTTGGAGGTTATCTAATGAGATTGTAAAAGGATCGTAGAGTTGAAAAGTAAAGTACGTAGGCCGCCTATAAAACAATTGATATATAGGGGTGTGCATTATTCAATTATAACATAATCGAATCAATGAAATTCAATTGTCTTAGTAAGAGTAAAGTTCGGTTCAATTTTCGATtagtttttataaaaattttttatttttgattatcGGTTTAGTTATCTTTTACTTGGTAACTAAAATAACCAActtgttatttatttatataattaataatataacatatattttttatttttttaggttAATTTGGTTAAGACCGATAACTCACCAAATATTTTCAGTTTCAGTTAATTTCAATTTTCTCTCAATTTTAGTTCAATTTGATTACTATTTTTAAATTCGGATAACAATTCAGTTAGTTAAAAGTTTAGTCTAATTCGATTAATCGAATACTTATCCATATTTATATACTCTATCAACATTATCAGACTTTTTAAattctttatattattttttgtgTAAATAGTTAGATTTAAATATGtaagatttttattttattttgtactATATTTGTGATTAATGAAATATTGTTATATTTCAATCAAACCAAATTACTTCTCCAAGAAAAGAAATCTTAATTAATTGCTTGTACGATGAGAATGCATTCAATCATTGAACTAGGCCTGGCGATAAGACCAGTTTGGATTTACAATTCGCGATTCTCGTTTAATAGTTTGAGGGATTGAGACCATACCATATAGGTCATTCGATttgaattaatttagtttaattttaattaaatctatcgattgaattttttttctttttttttaaatttaattttaatttcaaatcaaATTAGACTGATTGATTCTAATTGGGTTTAGTTTAGAGTCTATTTAAGTTAAacatatttcaatttaattaatgtgACCAGATTTACATTGAACTATTCAAACTCCTTTATTCATTTAAGAAAaagataattttcttttaaaatttatcttttaaatttacaataataaaataaatttattttacttcATCACTAATAAATTCAAATTGACCCCATTTTGGAGATATTGATTGTATCCAACCACTCAATTAATCAAACCAATTTTGGATCTTATTCATAACGTTATAGTTTTTAATGTCTATCAAttgattttgtaatttttttttttaccttaaaaaaaaatgaaaatagatTCTGCTTGTGAGCATAATGGTACAACGTATAAGCTTGTTTCATGATGagactaattatttattttgtatgATGAGAAAGataattcatttttaaatttttatttgattatatcACATTGAATGACTGGTTCATTATAAAAACATCGCACAATGTGTAGTGGTAAGAATAATTTAGTAGTAGCTATATATATGTTGAACATGGAAGATCTTTCTATTTTCTTAAACCAAATCGAAAATATGACAGCTAAAAATAAAGAACTTGTCCCTCTAAGGTTTCTTCAGCCTAGGGTTAAATCCTTTTTTCTGCCGCTCTGTTGGTCTTTTCCTGCCCCTCCGAGTAGAGGAAGGCCCTCCCTCTCCTTTCGCTGGATTAGGATGTATATAGTTTTGGGTTGTCTTTGTAGCTGGGTCTTCACTTTTGGATGGTCTTTGTATGCTGCTTGGGTCctctttttctcattttcttattTTGCATGTTGTTGTAGTTGTTGATGGGGAATACTCGATAGTCGCTTGAGCTTCCTCGCATGACATGGGAATCAGCCTGTCCAATGGTAGCTTATGGGGTCATGAATCGGAAGGCGCAAGTGGGACATTGAAGAGCCCCACCACAACTGTCCTATGCCAATTTTAGTGTTGCCTCTATGCTCCAATGGTCCTTTGATGGTGTTAAAGCAGCTTGTCCTTATGTGTTTGATGGTGCCAACATGGTGGTTCTTCTCCTTCTACTTTCTTTAGGCTTGTGTGAACAATGATCTCTCTGAAGAAAGTCTTGGTTTTCCTGGTGCTTCTCTCCCACGAGGAGAGGTGAAGGTCGTGGTGGCACTAGATGAACAAAAGAGTTGCATGTTCCTTGCCTTTGTTACCAAGGGTTTCATTGGGTGCTTGGTCTTTTTCTTCGAGAGAGTAGAGTAGGCTGCTGTTTTTGTTAGGTCAAATTTGAGCCTGTTTGTTGTTCTCTGTTGGGTCGGCCTAGGAGCTAGCCATGCTTGTATTTCTCTAGACACAGGTcccttctaatgaattaatctagatCTTTGAtaaccgaaaaaaaaaaaaaagaattaaatcgcAATGAAAAGAATTATTATAGAAATATAATtgcattaaatataatttattttactattgtagtattttaattttcatcaataagcAAATTAAAATCATATTGAATTTGTattaaattgcatcaaattgaaaaagTTATATAAAAACTATACACAACTTAATAATATCTTTCATTTTCTAAACTGTTTTtaacaattttatttataaatatgttAAATTATTATAGCCGTTAATTATAAGTATGTTAATAAAttacaaaatattttttaatctttatatatatataaaattaaaaaatagtcacaaattgataaatttaaatgGTTCAGGAATTGAAACTTGAACCTGAAAGCATACTGTATCAATCAAAACTAAAGCattgaaaaagaattaaattaaaattgcagtATCAAGGAAACGAATTGAATCACAACAGcaaattcaatttgatttgatttgattctgGTTTCTTTTTAAGAACTGAATTGTATACACCATTACTAGTATTAGAaaaggtgaaaattacaaacaaaaGCGCGAATAgcaaatatataaattgttttatttgaATTTGAGACCCCATTGCCTTATAAATGACTTCATTGATTATTCTACATATTTATCTAATTTATGATCACAATGAACGTACATCTCAATACGTTAGTTAACTTCTGGGCATTAATTAAGGGTATAGTGCTCTTGGTGTTTGGCAGGAGGTTAATAAGAGGTAATTATTATCCTTATGTTATGTTTGGTAGAGcgtaatataatataatgtaatcaattatataatacaattaaaattgtaatgtaatgtaatgtaattgtcattaTATTTCTCTGTTtggttgtaaaaaaaaaatataagtagtagaatataatgataatttttattttaatatttaatttatttataatgttaataataagtGGTAATAGTTGTAGTGATTGGCAGTCGAGTTATAGTGGTAGCTAAGTGGTGATGGTGATAGCGACATTGATAGTTAGATGGTAGTGGCAAGATGAGATAATGATGGTGGTAGTGGTCAGGTAGTGGTAGAGGTGACAATAGCTAAAGGGTGATAACAGTAGTGGTAACAAGATGATAATGATGATAGCGGTTGTGATGGTTATagtggtggtgatggtggtgACAGAATAGGAGTAGTAGTGATAATAAAAGTGGTAGCAAAGTAATGGTAGTAGTAATAGTATtggcaataaataaaaaaatcaaaacaagTAATCATGATCACATTCATTTTTGTTTGTGATGACCATTACATTACTCTTAATCAATTACCTTACGTAATTATCATTCCATTACATCAATTTTTTTTGTGTTATTAAACAACATAATTAAATATGTATTGtaattgatgcatacattttgcataatcatttaggtttaatttcatagccattttatttgattattagtcacttttagctaatttcattagttatttagttagtttttcataattgtcaattttggattaatttgtaatttttactttgttttataggaaaaatagtgtttttgaaggactgaaaagaaattttgccattgaggagtgacttctacagccaaagatgtcaaaaacaagttttcaagtggaaatatgcattgacaaaattgcgcataacttgccgcataagctatgcagatccgcatgaggagaagaaacactgttccaacacctgccgaattgtgcataaggagagtgcatagcttatgcagattcacgcctcccttatgcaatctcacggaaatgtacataacctatgcgccaagtcatgcagttttgcataagtgaaccagaaacagccgaaaactgcataagggactgtataacttatgcagtccacttatgcagtcccacaaaggtttcattaatgagctgacagaagattccctcagaaaattcctcctaaaacacaccattttagggctccatgtcagaaaaatgctataaatagttcattttcccattttagaaaggaggGAAGCAagtagaggaagaaaaggaataggggaggcagcagctgaagagtcacaatcatctcccactccatttccaaccagatttggagatttctttcttttcttatatttttcctacatttctagtgtttagtttcttgttttcttagcttagattaaagctttatttccttatcaactcaaaatttcttgtaaacattatggatagtgagtagttttactttgattctggagtaagggatgtaatattttagttatttttgtggatttgaactgggttagtcccaatttaatgaatttatgaggtttaatccatttcttgtgtgcttattcacatgcttaatgaagggccccattaagttatgttcttaatccttggttgaagcaccgaaaggagaaaaccaagtgatagttaatcaagaaattggacttaattaacttagatctagaaatagactaagggttaagagggttttaatagattgattaaagaacctaatgggtcttgattaattttaactccacaaaagtaggattaagttaattaaggcactctttgtctcactcgaaagagttttcaaaggattttagaattaatctcctttaaactcatgaatttcatggattgggctagctaggaaaaatcccaaaatgacttaaatatgaacccttaactccagaatcgtctttcatcaattattgcttagaattttacttttgagtgtttagtttaatctcattttattaattttcattattatcaatttctttattttgcgaattattaaattagtcattgtttgaatttagttttgtattttcataccttatgcttcaaatttctaaatttcttttattaatttgattaaaatacaattttaacatattttattttacatcaaaaattcaatcattaacacaactcctcgtgggaacgatatctttttctatactacttgaatgacccgtgcacttgcggttgggacacatcagTAATCGCAAttacattacaactttaattATATCATACCAAATATGGCCTTACTTCATTAATATTGTTTGAATATTTAAAAAGACTTGAttaatttttgacctaattaatatttaaacCTTCTTGAAAGATTAAATATTAACCTTAGTAAACTAGAATAATAATTATtctctttaaaaattaaaatttatattggtAATTTTTTAACCTTCTACCAAatattttctttcccttttctttactACTTCCCTTTTCAATCTGTTaatgaagaattttttttttttaatttttcaattaaaagcaTCCTAGAATGTTACTCTAATTACATTTTTACAAACATAGATAAAATTTCAACTATACTTAAATTTGGAGTCAAAATTTAACATATTTCACAAACAGTTTCATAtaacatattttttttttgtatggtTACGTTATTATTGAATCATTTATGTATatctaaattaaatttattttaaaagtaaTGTTTTGAGTAGAAATTAACCTTTCAATTTATTGAGAGAATGCATTTAAATGGCTTATTACTGATCtaatcttttttattattttattttcaataatcattttaatagtaatttaatatacatcattaaattttttttgtttaaatctAATTTATCATAGATAGAACAaagatataaaatatatgatGAGACTCATCTACTAAATACATTAAactcacatatttatattttaaatttataataaattgaatttagaaaataaattttcCTACGTCATTATTAGCTGTAGGCAAATTTATTTTCTAACAGGCttccccgtagaaagggggatgcaTTTGACTCTAGCTACAAAATGAATGAAGAAATTACACAAATTCAAATGAATTTCACATGCttggaaaaagaaataaaagaacaAGAAATAAAGTTAAAGTTGGCAGATTCTGGCAAATCAACTCAGGCCACATTCCTAAATGTGAATAACCCAAAAATGGAGCTATATCCGGCAAAACAGCTAATTGAGTGTTCAAGACTGAGGAGAAACCATGTGGATTAAATGTAATTTGTCTCATTATTTGAATTTTAAGGTTAAAGAAACTCTTttctcataaaaaattaaaaaaataaataaataagtctggTTACAATGAAATAGCTAATGGATAAAtgttctagtgttctgttttggTTTAGTTAGAACATCCTTTTTTGTAAAGTGTTTACCTAAATTTTTTCACTTAAGAAAATCTACTGATTGGATTTTAATTGGATGGCATATgataaatttttcctaaattttatttaatttcaataaaattagcttgcttataatatatatatatatatatatatatatatatatatatatatatatatatatatatatataaaagataaatgTTTCACGGTAACAACAAAAATAAGGTAAATTAAGGTATGCATGCGTAAACTCCTAGTCTGGAGCACTCAAATATATATTAAGGTTAAAGACAAAAGCTTATGTGTGGTTTGCCGTAGCTCTCATTAGACAAtgaaacttcatttcaattcgagTCTTTCCCTTTTAATTCCAAGAACGAAGTtcttaaattgaaattttcattattatttataatagatttgtatGTTGACAACAACAATAGAACTTGAAGTTCTCGTTAGATCAAGTTTGcatattttacttttttaaatataccaTTGGTTTGGCTACTATGTTCACAGAAGCAATAAC includes:
- the LOC110646153 gene encoding LOB domain-containing protein 11-like produces the protein MGNNNHDCSPFLFSSPPYFPLSSPPYSLSSSPPLSPSPDSPFESSSSLPLHTGQSSSISFHPSAANLRPCAACKVHGQICTDRCYVASCIPPTDSHKFTVVNGIFGTTNIISFLQNNSSSSYVPLLLLLRDTNNQDGELK